The Methanopyrus kandleri AV19 DNA segment GGGGTTAACGTTCTTGACCTCTATTCTCGTGGCCCTCGGCTCGGCGTTCACGAGCGTAAGACTAGGGATGGATCCCGACGACGTCGTTGGGCCCGTCGTGACGACGGCCGCGGATTCCGTAGGGATCATACTTACCTTAACCCTAGCTCCGGGGTAATGGCGTTGGAAATGGAAAAAATCGAAGAAGAGGTTAAGAAGCGGACGGTCGTGGAGCTCCTTACGGAAATGAAGAATCTCGCGCAGCTATCCGTTGACCTGGCTTACTCGGTCTTACTGTTCGGGAGCCCCGAGTTGGCCGAGGAGGTGCGACGCATTGAGAGACGCGTGGACGAGTTGTCTATGGTACTGAAGGCGAAGCTCGCTCTGGCTATTCGGGATCTCGAGGACGTTCGCCATCTACTGCCCATAATGGAGTTGACGCAGTCGATGGAGGTTATCACCGACGCCGCGAACGACATTGCCGAAACCGTGGCTATGGGTGCGGAACCTCACCCTATCGTTCAGAAGGCCATCGCCGAGTCCGAAGAGAAGATACGGCTTGTTCGGGTTGAAGAGGGGTCGGAATTAGACGGCAAAACGCTGGGAGAACTCAGGCTGGCCAGTGAGACTGGGATGCACGTAATCGCGATCAGGCGGGGGTCGACTTGGATAATAGGGCCGGATAAAGACGCCAAGATACTGGGAGGAGATGTCTTGATAGTTCGTGGTCGGGACGAAGGATACAGGAAACTGAAGAAGATGGCTAGTGGGCGAGGATGACATGCGTTGGGAGACTAGGCGCGAAAAGATCGTGTCCTTGCTCACGGAGAGCCGTGAACCTCTGACCATTGAGGAGATAGCTTACATGGTCGGAGAGGACGATAAATCGAAGATTATCGAGGACTTGGAACACATAGCTAAAACGCTACGTCGTGAGGGCAAGACGCTGCTTATGGAACCGGCTAGGTGTAACAAGTGCGGGTACGTGTTCAAGAGCCTCAGGGTTAAGCCACCGTCCAGGTGCCCGAAATGCAAGTCCGAGTGGATCCAACCGCCGAGGTTCACGATCAGGGAATGACCCTCCGAGGGACGTCCAAGGACAAATCGTCCAACGTTATCCTTAGAAACTCACCCACCGCCACGACGTCTCCCAGATATCGTGAGCCGTTCTCACGTATCTCGACGACTTCGAGTCTCTCGGTGATCCCAACGATCGCGTCCGGTCTATGGAAGCCCAACGGACGACACCTCACGCCTTCCACTTTCAGGAAGCCCGAGGAGAGGTCTATCGACATGCCACCCGCGGAGAGTTCGCTCCCGCGACGCTGCGTCATGATGGTGAGACTCTCGTAGGTCCTGACGTGTAGGTTCTTACCGTACAGCGTCACCATGTAGTCGCTGCCCACCTTGCGGACGTCTACGAAGAGTTCCCCGAGACGACGGTGCGGGATGATCGGTGGGACGACGACGCCTTCTCCGATCTTTCGGACCCGGAGCGGTTCGGTAATGACGCGCTCCTCCGTGACACGGTATGGGACCACGTAGTAATACCCAGAATCCGCACGCACCGATACCAGGCACACGGATCGGAACTTCTCAAGTCCCGCTACCTCACCGAGTCGCACGTACCCGTCGTGTGATCGGCGCATTACCCTAGCTTCTTCGCCTATGTCGAACTTCTCACAGACTACCGGGGGCTCCGGAACGTTCTCCGGCAGTTTCATCCGAACACAGCCCCCTCCATTTCGAGTACCGCGTTGAGTACGCCATTCACCAGCTCGGACCGTCTGCCCAACACTGCGGCAGGGCTCCAGCTGAACATTCTGTAACCGACGTTCCTGGACGTCAGGACCCCTGCGGCTTCCAGTGCGTCCAGCATCTTAGTCCCGAGTTTGAACTCACGGAAATTCCTGCAGATTCTACCCAGTATCTCCGTGGCGGACAGGTACATCGTGCGGACAACTCGCACATCCCTTCGGGCGATTTCTCCTAATATCGTGGACCCCGTCTCTTCGACGAGCTCGCTCACGTGTTCATTCATCTCCTCAAGAGTGCCACCACGTTTCAACGCTTCCGGGCACGGCCCGTACGGCGGCCATGTCAAAATGTCCTTCGCGGAGCCTTCCACCTTAACCAGCTCGACCGACACCTCGCGCACGATGCTGTCGGGTACGAAGTCCAGAAACACCTGGGAGTAGACCACAACGTGAACTTCTTTGAACCTGTTGAGCAGCGCCGATAGAACGTTGTACACCTTGGATCTGATACTCCTGAGTGCGTAACGGTCACGGCGCTCCAACCACTCGAGCACCGTTGGCGCATCCATGTGAGCAATTACCACACGGTCTGCTCCCTCGTCACACAACGAGGTGATGTCGGATAGCCTTCGAGCATCCGATACGTCTACGATTTCGCCGTCTTGCGCTAACTTATGGCATACTTCTCTGAACCCGTAGCA contains these protein-coding regions:
- a CDS encoding potassium channel family protein; this encodes MEKIEEEVKKRTVVELLTEMKNLAQLSVDLAYSVLLFGSPELAEEVRRIERRVDELSMVLKAKLALAIRDLEDVRHLLPIMELTQSMEVITDAANDIAETVAMGAEPHPIVQKAIAESEEKIRLVRVEEGSELDGKTLGELRLASETGMHVIAIRRGSTWIIGPDKDAKILGGDVLIVRGRDEGYRKLKKMASGRG
- a CDS encoding transcriptional regulator, translated to MRWETRREKIVSLLTESREPLTIEEIAYMVGEDDKSKIIEDLEHIAKTLRREGKTLLMEPARCNKCGYVFKSLRVKPPSRCPKCKSEWIQPPRFTIRE